A stretch of Camelina sativa cultivar DH55 chromosome 18, Cs, whole genome shotgun sequence DNA encodes these proteins:
- the LOC104760766 gene encoding heparan-alpha-glucosaminide N-acetyltransferase-like isoform X1 produces MRTKLTMYEAIKGIDDDDHQWREKKDIESALQISRSSFPPDKERLVSLDVFRGLTVALMILVDDAGGIVPAINHSPWDGLTLADFVMPFFLFIVGVSLAFAYKNLSCRFAATRKALMRSLKLLLLGLFLQGGFIHGLNNLTYGIDVDKIRFMGILQRIAIAYLVAALCEIWLKGSHNVSSELSMIKKYRFHWVVAFVITTIYLSLLYGLYVPDWEYQISREDQGSSTFLNLKVKCGVRGHTGPGCNAVGMIDRMFLGIQHLYRKPVYARTKQCSVNSPNNGPLPPGAPSWCQAPFDPEGLLCSLMATVTCLVGLHYGHIIIHFKDHKKRLNQWILRSFCLLMFGLALDLFGMHLNKPLYTLSYMCVTSGASGFLLSAIYLMVDVYGYKRASLVLEWMGVHALPIFVLIACNLVFLIIHGFYWKKPMNNLLHLIGIGK; encoded by the exons ATGCGAACAAAACTGACAATGTATGAAGCAATCAAAggcattgatgatgatgaccatcAATGGCGAGAGAAGAAAGACATTGAGTCTGCTCTTCAGATTTCTCGTTCCTCTTTTCCTCCCGACAAGGAACGATTAGTTTCTCTTGATGTCTTCCGTGGCCTTACCGTCGCC TTGATGATACTTGTGGATGATGCTGGAGGGATTGTACCAGCTATTAATCATTCACCTTGGGATGGTCTTACACTTGCGGATTTTGTCATgccttttttcttatttattgttGGTGTCTCTCTTGCCTTTGCTTATAAG AACTTGTCATGCAGGTTCGCTGCAACAAGAAAAGCTTTGATGCGATCATTGAAACTTCTCTTACTTGGTCTTTTTCTCCAAG GAGGATTTATTCATGGTCTCAATAACTTAACTTACGGAATAGATGTAGATAAAATTAGATTCATGGGCATATTACAG CGAATAGCTATAGCCTACTTAGTTGCTGCACTGTGCGAGATTTGGTTAAAGGGAAGCCATAATGTCAGCTCAGAGCTATCTATGATCAAGAAATATAGATTTCATTG GGTGGTGGCATTTGTTATTACAACAATATATTTGTCCTTGTTATATGGCTTATATGTGCCGGACTGGGAATATCAGATTTCAAGAGAAGACCAAGGATCATCAACATTCTTG AATCTGAAAGTGAAATGTGGGGTACGAGGACACACTGGACCAGGCTGCAATGCAGTTGGAATGATTGACCGTATGTTTCTAGGAATCCAGCATTTGTACAGGAAACCCGTATATGCACGAACCAAG CAATGCAGTGTAAATTCTCCAAACAATGGGCCATTACCTCCAGGCGCTCCTTCTTGGTGTCAAGCGCCTTTTGACCCTGAAGGCCTCTTATG TTCGTTGATGGCCACCGTTACATGCTTGGTGGGTCTGCACTACGGTCATATTATCATCCACTTCAAG GACCACAAAAAGCGTTTGAATCAATGGATTTTACGTTCTTTTTGTCTTCTGATGTTTGGTCTCGCACTGGACCTCTTTG GAATGCATTTAAATAAACCTCTATACACACTAAGTTACATGTGTGTCACCTCAGGCGCTTCTGGATTTCTGTTATCCGCGATATACCTAATG GTTGACGTTTATGGATACAAACGAGCAAGTCTTGTCTTAGAGTGGATGGGAGTACATGCCTTACCGATCTTTGTTCTTATTGCTTGCAATCTTGTCTTTCTAATCATTCATGGATTCTACTGGAAGAAGCCCATGAACAATCTC CTTCATTTAATTGGAATcggaaaataa
- the LOC104760771 gene encoding uncharacterized protein LOC104760771: MALQTQQSSFRIYTPSTTDARSGLSPFRTVAVRRLTANRGVVRCSGGDAAKKKAVPNSNYVVPMDKFSSSSSITRPLIEILRDLNKKIPDNIVKSHDPPSTTAAASGFIPWYHANRMLSFYAPGWCGEVRDVIFSENGNVTVVYRLTIRGSDGEAHRESTGTVITTDDHTKDPVAAAEEIAFCRACARFGLGLYLYHE; encoded by the exons ATGGCTTTGCAAACGCAGCAGTCCTCCTTCAGAATCTACACGCCATCCACCACCGATGCACGCAGCGGACTCTCCCCGTTCAGAACCGTGGCTGTTCGCCGGTTAACGGCAAACCGTGGAGTCGTCAGATGCAGCGGCGGAGACGCCGCGAAGAAAAAAGCAGTTCCTAATTCGAACTACGTAGTTCCTATGGACAAattctcttcctcatcttcaatTACTCGGCCTTTGATTGAGATACTTCGTGACCTTAACAAGAAGATCCCTGATAATATTGTTAAAAGCCATGATCCTCCCTCTActactgctgctgcttctgGATTTATCCCTTG gtACCATGCAAATCGGATGCTTAGCTTCTATGCTCCTGGTTGGTGTGGTGAAGTTAGAGATGTTATTTTCTCTGAGAATGGTAATGTCACTGTTGTTTATCGTCTCACTATTCGTGGCTCTGATGGTGAG GCACATCGAGAATCAACTGGGACAGTAATAACGACTGATGATCACACTAAGGATCCAGTTGCTGCAGCTGAGGAAATAGCATTCTGCAGAGCATGTGCTCGATTTGGTCTTGGCTTGTATCTGTATCATGAATAG
- the LOC104760770 gene encoding uncharacterized protein LOC104760770 isoform X1, with the protein MVVHFIGGIFVGAAPQLTYRLFLERLAEKDVLVIATPYASGFDHFNIADEVQFKFDRCCRSLQETVQDLPSFGIGHSLGSVIHLLIGSRYAVQRNGNVFMAFNNKEASLAIPLFSPVLVPMAQSLGPLLSQIATSPTIRLGAEMTRKQLETLSPPIMKQILPLVEQLPPLYMDLVKGREDFIPKPEETRRLIRSYYGISRNLLIKFEDDSIDETSILAQVLGVESSISSKLDMSIRTLPGDHGLPLQQALPDVPPRMAEAVNRGSEFLANIAVGTPWESMAKEVGGSLGMDSKILRADMSKDLAVLVDAITSWMASNMGSKLLKP; encoded by the exons ATGGTTGTTCATTTCATTGGCGGAATATTTGTTGGTGCAGCACCCCAGCTTACCTATCGattgtttcttgagagattaGCAGAGAA GGATGTTTTGGTTATCGCGACACCCTATGCAAGTGGTTTCGACCACTTTAATATTGCAGACGAAGTACAATTCAAGTTTGATAGATGCTGCCGCTCTCTACAAGAAACA GTGCAGGATCTTCCATCTTTTGGGATTGGTCATTCACTGGGATCCGTCATTCACCTTCTAATTG GATCAAGGTATGCCGTTCAGCGAAATGGCAATGTATTTATGGCATTCAATAACAAG GAAGCGAGCTTAGCTATTCCTTTGTTCTCCCCAGTTCTTGTCCCGATGGCTCAGAGCCTTGGACCATTGTTATCACAGATAGCAACATCCCCAACAATTCGCCTTGGG GCAGAGATGACCCGAAAACAATTAGAAACGCTTAGTCCTCCCATCATGAAGCAAATTCTTCCATTAGTGGAACAGCTCCCTCCCTTGTACATGGACTTAGTAAAGGGAAGAGAAGATTTTATTCCAAAACCAGAAGAAACAAGACGCCTT ATAAGATCCTACTATGGAATCTCTAGAAATCTGTTGATAAAGTTCGAGGACGATTCAATAGATGAAACATCAATCCTAGCTCAGGTACTTGGCGTGGAATCATCCATAAGCTCAAAGCTAGATATGTCTATACGTACACTGCCAGGGGATCATGGTCTCCCTCTGCAACAG GCTCTTCCGGATGTTCCACCACGAATGGCAGAAGCGGTGAATCGCGGAAGTGAGTTTTTGGCAAATATTGCTGTTGGGACTCCGTGGGAATCTATGGCTAAAGAGGTTGGAGGTTCGCTTGGAATGGACTCGAAAATCCTTCGTGCTGATATGTCCAAAGATCTTGCAGTGCTCGTCGATGCAATCACGTCTTGGATGGCTTCAAATATGGGTTCCAAACTTCTGAAACCATAA
- the LOC104760766 gene encoding uncharacterized protein LOC104760766 isoform X3 — MIKKYRFHWVVAFVITTIYLSLLYGLYVPDWEYQISREDQGSSTFLNLKVKCGVRGHTGPGCNAVGMIDRMFLGIQHLYRKPVYARTKQCSVNSPNNGPLPPGAPSWCQAPFDPEGLLCSLMATVTCLVGLHYGHIIIHFKDHKKRLNQWILRSFCLLMFGLALDLFGMHLNKPLYTLSYMCVTSGASGFLLSAIYLMVDVYGYKRASLVLEWMGVHALPIFVLIACNLVFLIIHGFYWKKPMNNLLHLIGIGK; from the exons ATGATCAAGAAATATAGATTTCATTG GGTGGTGGCATTTGTTATTACAACAATATATTTGTCCTTGTTATATGGCTTATATGTGCCGGACTGGGAATATCAGATTTCAAGAGAAGACCAAGGATCATCAACATTCTTG AATCTGAAAGTGAAATGTGGGGTACGAGGACACACTGGACCAGGCTGCAATGCAGTTGGAATGATTGACCGTATGTTTCTAGGAATCCAGCATTTGTACAGGAAACCCGTATATGCACGAACCAAG CAATGCAGTGTAAATTCTCCAAACAATGGGCCATTACCTCCAGGCGCTCCTTCTTGGTGTCAAGCGCCTTTTGACCCTGAAGGCCTCTTATG TTCGTTGATGGCCACCGTTACATGCTTGGTGGGTCTGCACTACGGTCATATTATCATCCACTTCAAG GACCACAAAAAGCGTTTGAATCAATGGATTTTACGTTCTTTTTGTCTTCTGATGTTTGGTCTCGCACTGGACCTCTTTG GAATGCATTTAAATAAACCTCTATACACACTAAGTTACATGTGTGTCACCTCAGGCGCTTCTGGATTTCTGTTATCCGCGATATACCTAATG GTTGACGTTTATGGATACAAACGAGCAAGTCTTGTCTTAGAGTGGATGGGAGTACATGCCTTACCGATCTTTGTTCTTATTGCTTGCAATCTTGTCTTTCTAATCATTCATGGATTCTACTGGAAGAAGCCCATGAACAATCTC CTTCATTTAATTGGAATcggaaaataa
- the LOC104760773 gene encoding adenylate kinase 2, chloroplastic — translation MTGCVHCISPPPVTLYTPRTSPSSASRSSFSFSGDAVHSLYRVRRVTRSPSIISPKFQIVAAEKAKPLKIMISGAPASGKGTQCELITQKYGLVHISAGDLLRAEIASGSENGRRAKEFMEKGQLVPDEIVVMMVKDRLSQKDSEQNGWLLDGYPRSSSQGKALNGFGFQPDLFIVLEVPENILIERVVGRRLDPVTGKIYHMKYSPPETEEIAARLTQRFDDTEEKAKLRLKTHNQNVTDVLSMYDDITIKIEGNRSKDEVFAQIDTALSELLQQRNTAPSSLLS, via the exons atgacgGGCTGTGTGCATTGTATTTCTCCGCCGCCGGTGACCTTGTACACGCCTCGTACCTCTCCTTCATCAGCTTCACGTTCATCCTTCTCTTTTTCCGGCGATGCCGTCCACTCTCTTTACCGTGTCCGACGTGTTACCAGATCTCCGTCGATTATCTCCCCCAAATTTCAG ATTGTGGCGGCTGAGAAAGCGAAGCCTCTGAAAATTATGATATCAGGAGCTCCTGCTTCTGGTAAAGGTACACAATGCGAGCTGATTACCCAAAAA TATGGTTTGGTGCATATCTCTGCTGGAGATTTGCTGAGGGCTGAAATCGCTTCTGGAAGTGAAAATGGAAGACGGGCTAAAGAATTTATGGAGAAAGGACAACTGGTACCTGATGAAATAGTTGTAATGATGGTAAAAGATCGTTTGTCGCAGAAAGATTCAGAGCAAAATGGATGGCTTTTGGATGGATATCCTAGGAGCTCATCACAGGGAAAAGCTCTTAACGGGTTTGGATTCCAGCCTGATCTTTTCATTGTCCTGGAA GTTCCTGAAAATATTCTAATTGAAAGAGTTGTTGGGCGTCGGTTGGATCCTGTCACGGGAAAGATCTACCACATGAAGTATTCTCCTCCAGAGACTGAAGAGATTGCTGCTAGACTCACCCAACGGTTTGATGATACTGAAGAGAAG GCAAAACTGCGGCTAAAGACTCATAACCAAAATGTGACAGATGTGCTTTCTATGTACGACGATATAACTATTAAG ATTGAGGGAAACCGTTCAAAAGACGAAGTGTTTGCCCAGATCGACACTGCTCTGTCTGAATTGCTTCAACAGAGAAACACCGCTCCAAGTTCACTATTAAGTTGA
- the LOC104760768 gene encoding eukaryotic peptide chain release factor subunit 1-1-like (The sequence of the model RefSeq protein was modified relative to this genomic sequence to represent the inferred CDS: added 106 bases not found in genome assembly), with amino-acid sequence MFQVFFVLFVKMGDKNDDDKNIEIWKIKKLIKSLEAARGNGTSMISLIMPPRDQVSRVTKMLGDEYGTASNIKSRVNRQSVLGAITSAQQRLKLYNRVPPNGLVLYTGTIVNEEGKEKKVTIDFEPFRPINASLYLCDNKFHTEALNELLESDDKFGFIVMDGNGTLFGTLSGNTREVLHKFSVDLPKKHGRGGQSALRFARLRMEKRHNYVRKTAELATQYFINPATSQPNVSGLILAGSADFKTELSQSDMFDPRLAAKILNVVDVSYGGENGFNQAIELSAEILANVKFIQEKRLIGKYFEEISQDTGKYVFGVEDTLNALESGAIETLIVWENLDINRYVMKNSATGETVIKHLNKEQEANTENFKVVDSDLALDVEEKLSLLEWLANEYRRFGCALEFVTNKSQEGSQFCRGFGGIGGILRYQLDMTAFDSEDGQFDDDDSE; translated from the exons ATGTTTCAGgtgttttttgttctatttgttAAGATGGGAGACAAAAACGATGACGACAAGAACATTGAGATATGGAAGATTAAGAAGTTGATCAAATCCCTTGAAGCTGCTAGGGGTAATGGAACCAGCATGATCTCACTCATTATGCCTCCCCGGGATCAGGTTTCTCGTGTTACTAAGATGCTGGGGGATGAGTATGGAACCGCGTCAAACATCAAGAGCAGAGTCAATCGCCAGTCTGTTTTGGGAGCCATTAC ATTGACTTCGAGCCTTTCAGACCCATCAATGCTTCCCTCTACCTCTGTGACAACAAGTTTCATACGGAAGCTCTGAATGAATTGCTGGAGTCTGATGACAAGTTTGGTTTCATTGTAATGGATGGAAACGGGACTCTCTTTGGAACTCTGAGCGGTAACACACGTGAGGTGCTTCACAAGTTCTCTGTTGATCTTCCCAAGAAACATGGAAGAGGAGGACAATCTGCTCTTCGTTTTGCTCGTCTCCGTATGGAGAAGCGTCACAATTATGTGAGGAAAACTGCTGAGCTCGCCACACAGTACTTCATCAATCCTGCTACAAGTCAGCCTAACGTGTCTGGGCTTATTCTTGCCGGTTCAGCAGATTTCAAGACTGAGTTGAGTCAGTCAGATATGTTTGATCCCAGGTTGGCGGCAAAGATACTGAACGTGGTGGATGTATCATACGGAGGAGAAAATGGTTTCAATCAGGCTATCGAGCTTTCAGCTGAGATTCTTGCGAATGTGAAGTTCATCCAAGAGAAGCGTCTGATTGGCAAGTACTTTGAGGAAATAAGCCAGGACACAGGGAAGTATGTCTTTGGTGTGGAAGATACGTTGAACGCTTTGGAATCAGGTGCTATCGAGACACTAATTGTGTGGGAAAATCTTGATATCAACAGATATGTGATGAAGAACAGTGCGACTGGTGAAACTGTGATCAAGCACCTGAACAAGGAACAGGAAGCCAACACGGAGAATTTCAAAGTAGTCGACAGCGACTTGGCTTTGGATGTGGAGGAGAAGCTGTCTTTACTCGAGTGGCTGGCTAATGAGTACAGGCGTTTTGGTTGTGCGCTTGAGTTTGTGACCAATAAATCACAGGAAGGGTCTCAGTTTTGCAGAGGGTTTGGAGGAATCGGAGGGATACTTCGTTACCAGCTTGACATGACTGCCTTTGATTCTGAGGATGGacaatttgatgatgatgattcggAATAA
- the LOC104760766 gene encoding heparan-alpha-glucosaminide N-acetyltransferase-like isoform X2, whose product MRTKLTMYEAIKGIDDDDHQWREKKDIESALQISRSSFPPDKERLVSLDVFRGLTVALMILVDDAGGIVPAINHSPWDGLTLADFVMPFFLFIVGVSLAFAYKNLSCRFAATRKALMRSLKLLLLGLFLQGLFGLCFQRIAIAYLVAALCEIWLKGSHNVSSELSMIKKYRFHWVVAFVITTIYLSLLYGLYVPDWEYQISREDQGSSTFLNLKVKCGVRGHTGPGCNAVGMIDRMFLGIQHLYRKPVYARTKQCSVNSPNNGPLPPGAPSWCQAPFDPEGLLCSLMATVTCLVGLHYGHIIIHFKDHKKRLNQWILRSFCLLMFGLALDLFGMHLNKPLYTLSYMCVTSGASGFLLSAIYLMVDVYGYKRASLVLEWMGVHALPIFVLIACNLVFLIIHGFYWKKPMNNLLHLIGIGK is encoded by the exons ATGCGAACAAAACTGACAATGTATGAAGCAATCAAAggcattgatgatgatgaccatcAATGGCGAGAGAAGAAAGACATTGAGTCTGCTCTTCAGATTTCTCGTTCCTCTTTTCCTCCCGACAAGGAACGATTAGTTTCTCTTGATGTCTTCCGTGGCCTTACCGTCGCC TTGATGATACTTGTGGATGATGCTGGAGGGATTGTACCAGCTATTAATCATTCACCTTGGGATGGTCTTACACTTGCGGATTTTGTCATgccttttttcttatttattgttGGTGTCTCTCTTGCCTTTGCTTATAAG AACTTGTCATGCAGGTTCGCTGCAACAAGAAAAGCTTTGATGCGATCATTGAAACTTCTCTTACTTGGTCTTTTTCTCCAAG GCCTTTTTGGGTTATGTTTTCAGCGAATAGCTATAGCCTACTTAGTTGCTGCACTGTGCGAGATTTGGTTAAAGGGAAGCCATAATGTCAGCTCAGAGCTATCTATGATCAAGAAATATAGATTTCATTG GGTGGTGGCATTTGTTATTACAACAATATATTTGTCCTTGTTATATGGCTTATATGTGCCGGACTGGGAATATCAGATTTCAAGAGAAGACCAAGGATCATCAACATTCTTG AATCTGAAAGTGAAATGTGGGGTACGAGGACACACTGGACCAGGCTGCAATGCAGTTGGAATGATTGACCGTATGTTTCTAGGAATCCAGCATTTGTACAGGAAACCCGTATATGCACGAACCAAG CAATGCAGTGTAAATTCTCCAAACAATGGGCCATTACCTCCAGGCGCTCCTTCTTGGTGTCAAGCGCCTTTTGACCCTGAAGGCCTCTTATG TTCGTTGATGGCCACCGTTACATGCTTGGTGGGTCTGCACTACGGTCATATTATCATCCACTTCAAG GACCACAAAAAGCGTTTGAATCAATGGATTTTACGTTCTTTTTGTCTTCTGATGTTTGGTCTCGCACTGGACCTCTTTG GAATGCATTTAAATAAACCTCTATACACACTAAGTTACATGTGTGTCACCTCAGGCGCTTCTGGATTTCTGTTATCCGCGATATACCTAATG GTTGACGTTTATGGATACAAACGAGCAAGTCTTGTCTTAGAGTGGATGGGAGTACATGCCTTACCGATCTTTGTTCTTATTGCTTGCAATCTTGTCTTTCTAATCATTCATGGATTCTACTGGAAGAAGCCCATGAACAATCTC CTTCATTTAATTGGAATcggaaaataa
- the LOC104760770 gene encoding uncharacterized protein LOC104760770 isoform X2 has product MLPLSTRNSAGSSIFWDWSFTGIRHSPSNCHSGSRYAVQRNGNVFMAFNNKEASLAIPLFSPVLVPMAQSLGPLLSQIATSPTIRLGAEMTRKQLETLSPPIMKQILPLVEQLPPLYMDLVKGREDFIPKPEETRRLIRSYYGISRNLLIKFEDDSIDETSILAQVLGVESSISSKLDMSIRTLPGDHGLPLQQALPDVPPRMAEAVNRGSEFLANIAVGTPWESMAKEVGGSLGMDSKILRADMSKDLAVLVDAITSWMASNMGSKLLKP; this is encoded by the exons ATGCTGCCGCTCTCTACAAGAAACA GTGCAGGATCTTCCATCTTTTGGGATTGGTCATTCACTGGGATCCGTCATTCACCTTCTAATTG TCATTCAGGATCAAGGTATGCCGTTCAGCGAAATGGCAATGTATTTATGGCATTCAATAACAAG GAAGCGAGCTTAGCTATTCCTTTGTTCTCCCCAGTTCTTGTCCCGATGGCTCAGAGCCTTGGACCATTGTTATCACAGATAGCAACATCCCCAACAATTCGCCTTGGG GCAGAGATGACCCGAAAACAATTAGAAACGCTTAGTCCTCCCATCATGAAGCAAATTCTTCCATTAGTGGAACAGCTCCCTCCCTTGTACATGGACTTAGTAAAGGGAAGAGAAGATTTTATTCCAAAACCAGAAGAAACAAGACGCCTT ATAAGATCCTACTATGGAATCTCTAGAAATCTGTTGATAAAGTTCGAGGACGATTCAATAGATGAAACATCAATCCTAGCTCAGGTACTTGGCGTGGAATCATCCATAAGCTCAAAGCTAGATATGTCTATACGTACACTGCCAGGGGATCATGGTCTCCCTCTGCAACAG GCTCTTCCGGATGTTCCACCACGAATGGCAGAAGCGGTGAATCGCGGAAGTGAGTTTTTGGCAAATATTGCTGTTGGGACTCCGTGGGAATCTATGGCTAAAGAGGTTGGAGGTTCGCTTGGAATGGACTCGAAAATCCTTCGTGCTGATATGTCCAAAGATCTTGCAGTGCTCGTCGATGCAATCACGTCTTGGATGGCTTCAAATATGGGTTCCAAACTTCTGAAACCATAA
- the LOC104760767 gene encoding NADH dehydrogenase [ubiquinone] 1 alpha subcomplex subunit 2 — MAWRGSISKSMKELRILLCQSSPASAPTRTFVEKNYKDLKSLNPKFPILIRECSGIQPQMWARFDMGVERCVNLDGLSEPQILKALENLVKSGATGA; from the exons ATGGCATGGAGAGGAAGCATATCGAAGTCTATGAAAGAGCTTAGGATTCTTCTTTGTCAATCGTCTCCAGCTAGTGCTCCCACCag AACGTTTGTTGAGAAGAATTACAAAGATTTGAagtctctaaaccctaaattcccaATCTTGATCCGTGAATGTAGTGGGATCCAGCCTCAGATGTGGGCAAGATTTG ATATGGGTGTTGAGAGGTGTGTAAACTTGGATGGGCTGAGCGAGCCACAGATTCTAAAGGCCCTTGAAAACCTTGTGAAATCCGGAGCTACAGGAGCATAA